The following are encoded together in the Proteiniphilum saccharofermentans genome:
- a CDS encoding SusC/RagA family TonB-linked outer membrane protein: protein MKRKIFNLTKGILSVLIWAISVGAFAQNLTVRGTVTDQSGEALIGVTVQVQGTTTGTITDVDGGFVLTNVPSDGTLEVSYVGMRSQSISVNGRTSINVILEEDTELLDEVIVVGYGTMRKSDVTGALAVVSARDLSTKPVTNAFEALQGKVAGVDITSAQRPGELGSIRIRGNRSLNATNAPLYVVDGVVLSSGGIESINPRDIESINVLKDASSTAIYGSRGANGVILVTTKRGKSGSFQLNYSGTFTSEKIHDLAPAMSASEYITWRRWAHYNANPSDYSTGNQPSKEQDEIFFSALDKTAYDNVMKGWSGGSWDSSKVTNTDWTDFVTQTGVTQEHTISAGGGTDRIKSFFSLGYLNNEGTQIGQSFQRYNATMSTDISPTKWFDIGGSINAAWSNQSYGFSRTGQSSNSGPTEIYAAAKQIFNVALPYDDNGEIILTPGNLNGVYTIIDEWTKSNEHRQTLRVLGSFYANIDLGNIWNPLEGLSFRSNFGPDFRYYRRGIYIDKSSAVRQGSTSYASWNYDRRFSWVLDNILAYNKTINDHRFDVTLLQSASKYDIETASMSAENIPKESYKWNNMGSVDITNSTSRASMGTGLTQSQLASYMGRINYSFKDRYLLTVSGRYDGSSVLSAGHKWAFFPSAALGWRLDQEAFMQDISWLDQLKLRLGMGMTGNSAIDAYATLGSIRSFYIPFGGTGNALAYGTNEPYYFSNSVLMANPALEWEKTTQWNLGLDVTFLRGRIGGAIDLYKSNTKDLLMQMSIPTLTGYSSTMANVGKTKNKGVDVSLNIIPVETRNFNWNSTLNAAWQKEEIVELANGKNDMVDNSWFIGQSISVYYGYDNAGLWQESDAAEMAKFNENGEKFTAGSVRPVDQNGDYIIDSEDRVVLGNRNPRWTLGWSNTFNYKGIELNIELYGRMNYLVSTGGETQNGIPNQRKIDYWTPDNTGAEYQKPVYTGTPGVSGDAYSSLLGFKEASFVKFRNISLGYFLPNNICKTIGVNNLKVYTQLRNPGNLYSSIDFLDLDFGTTYYNRGVTFGIEIGF, encoded by the coding sequence ATGAAAAGAAAAATTTTTAATCTGACGAAAGGAATATTATCCGTACTGATATGGGCAATTTCCGTAGGTGCATTTGCCCAGAATCTTACCGTAAGAGGCACAGTTACCGACCAATCGGGAGAAGCTTTGATCGGTGTGACTGTTCAGGTACAGGGGACAACGACCGGAACAATTACCGATGTGGATGGAGGATTCGTACTAACCAACGTACCTTCCGACGGGACATTGGAAGTGTCTTACGTGGGTATGCGTTCACAATCGATCTCTGTTAACGGAAGGACATCCATAAACGTAATACTCGAAGAAGATACGGAATTATTGGATGAGGTTATCGTAGTCGGTTATGGAACCATGCGTAAGAGTGATGTGACCGGAGCTTTAGCAGTTGTTTCAGCCAGGGATCTGTCAACAAAACCGGTAACCAATGCTTTTGAAGCTCTACAGGGTAAAGTGGCTGGTGTGGATATTACTTCCGCCCAACGTCCAGGAGAACTAGGGTCGATTCGTATTCGTGGTAATCGGTCTTTAAACGCGACCAATGCTCCTCTTTATGTGGTTGATGGAGTAGTATTAAGTTCCGGTGGTATAGAAAGTATTAACCCCCGTGATATTGAAAGTATTAATGTGCTGAAAGACGCATCTTCCACTGCTATTTACGGTTCGCGCGGCGCTAACGGGGTAATTCTCGTAACAACAAAACGAGGTAAATCAGGCTCTTTCCAACTGAATTATTCAGGAACTTTCACTTCCGAAAAAATACACGATTTGGCTCCTGCAATGAGCGCCAGCGAATACATTACCTGGCGGCGCTGGGCTCATTACAATGCCAATCCCAGCGATTACTCCACTGGTAACCAACCCTCTAAAGAACAAGATGAAATATTCTTCAGTGCATTAGATAAAACAGCTTACGACAACGTTATGAAAGGTTGGTCGGGCGGCAGTTGGGACAGTTCAAAAGTTACGAATACGGACTGGACGGATTTTGTTACTCAAACCGGGGTAACCCAGGAGCACACCATCAGTGCAGGCGGTGGAACCGATAGGATCAAGTCGTTCTTTTCACTCGGTTATTTAAACAATGAAGGAACTCAAATAGGACAATCATTTCAAAGATACAATGCAACCATGTCTACTGATATCAGTCCGACAAAATGGTTTGACATAGGTGGTTCAATCAATGCTGCCTGGAGTAACCAAAGCTATGGTTTCTCCAGAACAGGACAATCCTCAAATTCCGGTCCTACGGAAATTTATGCGGCAGCAAAACAAATATTCAATGTCGCATTACCTTATGATGACAATGGTGAAATTATATTGACTCCGGGAAATCTGAACGGAGTGTATACCATTATTGATGAGTGGACAAAATCGAATGAGCATAGGCAAACATTGCGTGTTTTAGGTAGTTTTTATGCAAATATCGATCTTGGTAATATATGGAATCCATTAGAAGGGTTGAGTTTTAGAAGCAATTTCGGCCCTGATTTCAGATATTATCGCCGTGGCATTTATATCGATAAGTCTTCAGCTGTACGTCAGGGCAGCACAAGTTATGCTTCCTGGAATTATGACAGAAGATTCTCATGGGTATTGGACAATATCCTGGCTTACAATAAAACGATAAATGACCATAGGTTTGATGTGACATTACTGCAATCTGCCTCTAAATACGATATTGAAACCGCCAGTATGAGTGCAGAGAATATTCCCAAAGAAAGTTATAAATGGAACAATATGGGTTCTGTGGATATTACCAATTCGACTTCGAGAGCTTCTATGGGTACAGGATTAACTCAATCGCAACTTGCTTCTTACATGGGGCGTATTAATTATTCATTTAAAGACCGTTATTTACTGACTGTTTCGGGTCGTTACGACGGATCATCCGTCCTTTCGGCAGGCCATAAATGGGCATTTTTCCCCAGTGCGGCTTTGGGATGGCGATTGGATCAGGAGGCATTTATGCAGGATATTTCATGGTTAGATCAGTTGAAGCTCCGCTTGGGTATGGGGATGACCGGGAACTCCGCAATTGATGCTTATGCTACTTTAGGAAGTATCCGTTCTTTTTATATTCCTTTTGGTGGTACCGGTAATGCATTGGCTTACGGGACCAACGAACCCTATTATTTTTCAAACTCCGTATTGATGGCTAACCCGGCGCTTGAATGGGAAAAAACCACTCAATGGAATCTCGGGCTTGACGTCACTTTCCTGAGAGGACGAATCGGAGGTGCGATTGACCTGTACAAGTCAAATACAAAAGACCTGCTGATGCAAATGTCTATCCCTACCCTGACCGGTTACAGCAGTACAATGGCTAACGTCGGCAAAACCAAGAATAAAGGTGTAGACGTTTCATTGAATATTATTCCGGTTGAAACAAGAAACTTTAATTGGAATTCTACATTGAACGCAGCCTGGCAAAAAGAGGAAATTGTAGAATTGGCTAACGGTAAAAATGATATGGTCGATAACTCATGGTTTATCGGACAATCTATTAGTGTCTATTACGGATATGACAATGCCGGTCTATGGCAGGAAAGTGATGCTGCGGAAATGGCTAAATTCAATGAAAATGGTGAAAAATTCACTGCGGGTAGTGTAAGGCCTGTCGATCAGAACGGCGATTATATAATTGACAGTGAGGATCGTGTAGTTTTAGGAAATCGCAATCCACGCTGGACTTTGGGATGGAGTAATACTTTCAATTATAAAGGTATCGAGTTAAATATTGAGCTCTACGGACGTATGAATTATTTGGTATCAACCGGAGGTGAAACTCAAAACGGCATCCCCAACCAACGCAAGATCGATTATTGGACTCCGGATAATACAGGAGCCGAATACCAGAAGCCGGTTTACACGGGAACACCGGGTGTAAGTGGCGATGCGTACTCCAGTCTGCTCGGCTTTAAGGAAGCTTCTTTCGTCAAATTTAGAAATATCTCTTTGGGATACTTCTTGCCGAACAATATTTGTAAAACAATCGGGGTCAATAATCTGAAAGTCTATACTCAATTACGCAATCCGGGTAACTTGTATTCTTCCATAGATTTCCTCGACCTTGACTTTGGTACAACTTACTATAACAGGGGAGTTACATTCGGTATTGAAATAGGATTTTAA
- a CDS encoding glycoside hydrolase family 88/105 protein translates to MKRNVLVPCFLFLFIGSLFAQKKTDEEAVRAVADNILSQPVTQFVGVDDGTVYNSTAEIPEGKDVRFKSPLTEWHYSNGVLDMAMINLGEYLNEDKYIDYAKRHVAFGFDNYEYFKNTFRHDRNHWHWPFGQLWNTKELDDCGAMGAAVIEVYQLKKEQRYLDYINTAADHIMNGQNRLADGTLSRTFPRNMTVWADDAYMGTSFLTRMGKFTGDNRYFDEAAKQLILMDEYLWCSEKQLYFHCYYTDWQRNGVAFWGRANGWIMISLVDLIEAMPQDHAQRGKLISILEKQIVGASRWQNANGMWNQLLDKSDSYDESSVTAMFVYGVAKAINNQWIDPAYQSIAKAGWNVLKNNEITTDGRFTNVCVGTGISNDLPFYFNRPVGDNEKHGLGLIIGTAIEIMKLNSAQ, encoded by the coding sequence ATGAAGAGAAATGTATTGGTACCCTGTTTTTTATTCCTTTTTATAGGATCGTTGTTTGCACAGAAAAAAACGGATGAAGAAGCCGTAAGAGCTGTGGCCGACAATATCCTGTCCCAGCCTGTCACCCAATTTGTAGGTGTGGACGACGGCACCGTCTACAACAGTACAGCAGAGATACCCGAAGGGAAAGATGTACGGTTCAAAAGTCCGCTCACCGAATGGCACTATTCGAACGGTGTACTGGATATGGCCATGATCAATCTGGGAGAATATCTTAACGAGGACAAATATATAGATTATGCCAAAAGACATGTCGCTTTCGGCTTCGACAACTATGAATACTTCAAGAACACTTTCAGGCACGACCGCAATCATTGGCACTGGCCTTTCGGACAACTCTGGAACACGAAAGAACTGGATGACTGCGGTGCTATGGGGGCTGCGGTTATCGAAGTATACCAGTTGAAAAAAGAGCAACGATATCTCGATTATATCAATACTGCGGCAGACCATATCATGAACGGTCAGAACCGCCTGGCCGACGGCACCCTCAGCCGAACTTTCCCGAGAAATATGACTGTTTGGGCCGACGATGCGTATATGGGGACCTCCTTCCTGACACGGATGGGGAAATTTACGGGAGATAACCGCTATTTCGACGAAGCAGCCAAACAACTTATCCTAATGGATGAATATTTGTGGTGTTCCGAAAAACAACTCTACTTTCACTGCTATTATACTGACTGGCAGAGAAACGGAGTCGCTTTCTGGGGACGGGCGAATGGTTGGATCATGATCTCGCTGGTCGATCTGATCGAAGCCATGCCACAGGATCATGCCCAACGAGGTAAACTGATTTCCATACTGGAAAAACAGATCGTAGGCGCTTCCCGATGGCAGAATGCCAACGGAATGTGGAATCAGTTGTTAGATAAAAGCGATTCTTACGATGAGTCGTCGGTGACGGCCATGTTTGTGTATGGTGTTGCCAAAGCAATCAATAACCAGTGGATTGATCCCGCTTACCAGAGTATTGCAAAAGCAGGATGGAATGTATTAAAAAACAACGAGATAACCACTGACGGCCGTTTTACCAACGTGTGCGTAGGAACCGGTATCAGCAACGACCTGCCGTTCTACTTCAACCGCCCAGTCGGCGACAATGAAAAACACGGATTGGGATTGATCATCGGCACAGCCATCGAAATAATGAAACTAAACAGTGCACAATGA
- a CDS encoding rhamnogalacturonan acetylesterase, with amino-acid sequence MLIGDSTMKNGRGKGENGQWGWGSFFEQFFDTTRISVENHALGGRSSRTFYTEGLWDKVLPGIQKGDYLFIQFGHNDGGPLNTGRARASLKGIGDESQTVIMERNGGPEEVFTFGHYLRIYIRQAKTRGAIPIVLSHTPGNTWDGNKMVRNNETYGKWSREVAEQEGVLFIDMNDLIATKCETLGKEKTNELFKDRVHTSYEGAILNCEALIEGIETMPKLDLRKYIIK; translated from the coding sequence ATGCTGATAGGTGATTCTACGATGAAAAATGGCCGGGGGAAAGGGGAGAACGGACAGTGGGGCTGGGGAAGCTTCTTCGAACAGTTTTTCGATACCACCCGTATCTCTGTCGAGAATCATGCGTTGGGAGGAAGAAGCAGCCGCACGTTTTATACGGAAGGACTATGGGACAAAGTCTTACCCGGCATACAAAAGGGCGATTACCTCTTCATCCAGTTCGGCCATAACGACGGAGGACCGCTTAATACCGGCCGGGCAAGAGCCTCATTGAAAGGGATTGGCGACGAATCACAAACAGTGATTATGGAGAGGAACGGCGGTCCCGAGGAAGTATTTACCTTCGGCCATTATTTGCGCATATATATCCGACAGGCAAAAACCCGTGGCGCAATCCCCATTGTACTGTCACACACTCCCGGAAATACATGGGATGGCAATAAAATGGTACGTAACAATGAGACATACGGCAAATGGTCGAGGGAAGTGGCCGAACAGGAAGGGGTCCTCTTTATCGATATGAACGACCTGATAGCCACAAAATGCGAAACCTTGGGAAAAGAGAAAACCAATGAGCTCTTTAAAGACAGGGTACATACTTCCTACGAAGGAGCAATACTGAACTGTGAAGCGCTGATTGAAGGGATAGAGACAATGCCGAAATTGGATTTGAGGAAATATATTATTAAATAA
- a CDS encoding glycoside hydrolase family 28 protein, producing MRGIKTLIILCSLCIPAFVFAGFRISELTWVNDVGARTGPSGTRVFNVSSFGAVADGNTLNTKAIQAAIDACERAGGGIVTFSPGNYLTGSIYLKDEVHLKIPQGVTILGSQRIEDYPDIDTRVAGIEMVWPSALVNVIGKKNVRISGKGEIDGQGKPFWDSYWEMRKEYEMKGLRWIVDYDCKRPRTLLVSESEDVTVQDVTFKRAGFWTIHLLYSRYCTIDGVTIRNNIGGHGPSTDGIDIDSSSYILVENCDIDCNDDNFCLKAGRDADGLRVNKPTEYVVIRHCISRAGGGLFTCGSETSGDIRYVLAHDLKAKGTSVGLRFKSAMNRGGTTQHIYLKNIEMEEVGIAIEATMNWNPSYSYSVLPEEFEGKELPDHWNKMLQEVNPPEKAIPFFNNIHLSGIRVSNATRAFSVEGSELSKMEDFYLSNIRINAQHAGSVRHTKNWRMENVNVCSTDGQPIQLTVSYNE from the coding sequence ATGAGAGGAATAAAGACGCTGATTATCCTGTGTTCTTTATGTATCCCCGCCTTTGTCTTTGCCGGATTCAGGATTTCGGAACTCACCTGGGTAAACGACGTGGGAGCACGTACCGGACCCTCCGGTACCAGGGTATTCAATGTCTCCTCCTTCGGAGCTGTCGCCGACGGAAATACATTGAACACAAAAGCGATACAGGCTGCGATCGATGCTTGTGAACGTGCTGGGGGAGGGATTGTAACCTTCTCTCCCGGAAATTATTTGACAGGATCCATCTATCTGAAAGACGAGGTTCATCTCAAAATCCCCCAGGGTGTAACCATTCTGGGAAGTCAACGAATTGAAGACTATCCCGATATCGACACACGGGTGGCGGGGATAGAGATGGTCTGGCCCTCAGCCCTTGTAAATGTTATAGGGAAAAAGAACGTCAGGATATCCGGAAAAGGAGAGATCGACGGACAAGGCAAACCTTTCTGGGATTCCTATTGGGAGATGCGAAAAGAATATGAAATGAAAGGGTTACGCTGGATCGTAGATTACGATTGCAAACGCCCTCGGACACTATTGGTATCGGAATCGGAAGACGTAACCGTGCAGGATGTGACATTCAAACGAGCCGGATTCTGGACGATCCACCTACTCTACTCCCGGTATTGTACCATAGACGGAGTGACCATACGAAACAACATAGGAGGACATGGCCCCAGTACCGACGGCATCGATATCGATTCCTCTTCTTATATTCTGGTAGAAAACTGCGATATTGATTGCAACGATGACAATTTCTGCCTGAAAGCGGGACGTGATGCCGACGGACTGCGGGTAAACAAACCCACGGAATACGTGGTCATCCGCCATTGCATATCCAGAGCCGGAGGCGGCCTGTTCACATGCGGGAGCGAAACCTCAGGCGATATCCGGTATGTGCTGGCGCATGACCTTAAAGCAAAAGGGACATCAGTCGGACTTCGTTTCAAATCGGCCATGAACAGGGGCGGCACCACGCAACATATCTACCTCAAGAATATTGAGATGGAAGAAGTGGGAATAGCCATTGAAGCGACTATGAACTGGAATCCATCGTACAGCTACTCTGTCCTTCCCGAAGAATTCGAAGGGAAGGAATTGCCCGACCACTGGAATAAGATGCTACAGGAAGTAAATCCGCCGGAGAAGGCAATACCCTTTTTCAACAATATCCATTTATCCGGTATAAGGGTTTCCAATGCCACAAGAGCCTTTAGCGTGGAAGGAAGTGAGCTCTCGAAAATGGAAGATTTTTATTTAAGTAATATCCGAATCAATGCACAGCATGCCGGCTCCGTCCGGCATACAAAAAACTGGCGCATGGAGAATGTCAACGTGTGTTCCACGGATGGGCAACCCATTCAATTAACAGTAAGTTATAATGAATAA
- a CDS encoding rhamnogalacturonan acetylesterase → MTLLSFLGKTSILCLSLLFSLSCTTGKNKNYQFYFGEGNKKGFVKITEQTIYGVNSPYGYDLDSTPAGNDPFFFSIDLPEGNYKVTVTLGDRDQSTNTTIKSESRRLMLENIDVPKGETASKSFIVNIRNTKIGEKDSVRIKPREIGKLNWDDKLTIEVNGIQAGLQTMVIESVSVPSVFLAGNSTVVDQDNEPWCGWGQMLPRFLKPAIAVANYAESGEAGNSFISAKRFAKILSQMKEGDYLMIEFGHNDQKQKGENRGPYTSYKESLKYMIDETRRKGATPVLITPMHRRRFDDNNRVINTLGEYPDAMRQLAEEEDVMLIDLNNMSKVLYEAWGPEESKKAFVHYPAGTFPGQTETLEDNTHFNAYGGYQLCKCVLKGLIENESPLKEYIVEDYGRFDPAQPDDIDNFLIPPTPFYSVIKPDGN, encoded by the coding sequence ATGACGTTACTATCTTTTCTTGGGAAAACAAGTATCCTGTGCCTGTCCCTTCTCTTTTCACTATCGTGCACTACCGGAAAGAACAAAAATTACCAGTTCTATTTCGGTGAAGGGAATAAAAAAGGATTCGTAAAGATTACAGAACAAACCATATACGGCGTTAATTCACCGTATGGTTACGATCTGGACAGTACGCCTGCCGGTAATGATCCTTTCTTTTTCTCTATCGATCTACCCGAAGGAAATTATAAAGTAACTGTTACGCTAGGCGACAGGGATCAATCGACCAATACCACCATCAAATCCGAATCAAGGAGATTGATGCTGGAAAATATCGACGTACCAAAAGGAGAGACTGCCAGCAAATCCTTTATCGTTAACATACGCAATACAAAGATCGGAGAAAAGGATTCAGTAAGGATCAAACCTCGGGAGATAGGCAAACTGAACTGGGACGATAAGCTGACCATCGAAGTGAATGGCATACAGGCTGGACTACAGACGATGGTTATAGAAAGTGTTTCGGTTCCTTCCGTTTTTCTGGCGGGTAACTCCACGGTAGTGGATCAGGACAATGAGCCTTGGTGCGGTTGGGGACAGATGCTGCCCCGATTCCTGAAACCCGCGATAGCCGTCGCCAATTATGCCGAATCGGGTGAAGCGGGCAATTCATTTATCTCTGCGAAGCGCTTTGCCAAGATACTCTCTCAAATGAAGGAAGGGGATTACCTGATGATCGAATTCGGCCATAACGATCAAAAGCAAAAAGGAGAAAACAGAGGTCCCTATACCAGTTATAAGGAGAGCCTGAAGTATATGATAGACGAAACAAGGAGGAAGGGTGCCACCCCCGTATTAATCACGCCGATGCACCGCCGCAGATTCGACGATAACAACCGGGTTATCAATACGCTGGGCGAATATCCCGATGCGATGAGGCAACTGGCTGAAGAAGAGGATGTGATGCTGATCGACCTGAACAACATGAGTAAGGTATTATATGAAGCATGGGGGCCTGAAGAGTCAAAAAAGGCTTTTGTGCATTATCCGGCCGGTACCTTTCCCGGCCAGACCGAGACATTGGAAGACAATACCCATTTTAATGCGTATGGAGGGTATCAACTTTGCAAATGCGTCCTGAAAGGGTTGATAGAGAATGAATCACCATTAAAAGAATATATTGTAGAGGATTATGGTCGATTCGATCCGGCACAGCCCGATGATATAGATAACTTTCTTATTCCCCCTACACCGTTCTATTCCGTAATAAAACCTGATGGAAATTAA
- a CDS encoding RagB/SusD family nutrient uptake outer membrane protein codes for MKYLYNKILIATALSFSIGFSSCGDDFLYEENTTAYTTQYFETEEGLTALATSLYGNIRWHFGYEWAYGITLYGTDEFTNGADLTSEPWNTYDNRLNPSNATVATGAANNNCPPVDGLWNQMYYGISSANLLIANGDKISNEEIRNRCMGEAYLLRGYNYYRLFAQYGGVVVQTEPLSGVVRYFERANEEETMAQIISDFENAYALLPTTNWRGVGTWTKYAAAHFWAKALLFRASERNSSWNSNYIEADLTKCISLCDEVIAARPLASDYWDLFARWTGVDNPNEGLPEILMSAQHNADASSKGRFGNRTHSYFTPQFNTFSGGWVSRGPHIGGQDFQRCRPTEYNYTTYDNISDARLWKSFRTVYGVNNIVNNELNESFGESAVDLGDEGIIFILNKKDDNRFNGEPYGKFGRPVTGGSTFINPETNKWVPNAFPLFLNGQYVLPNYNSNGDATKSNVFCGLNKTQDGTRTAEGGDAFRDVTMARTGETYLIKAEAQVRQGNYQAAIATVNILRARGQWKAGEDRELYVDGSIAFPLSNPLHSTTTNYAKNGKTDNYVNWFRNSHPGYDNGNLKDAAGNIYLSRNTYYLSTGIERTTAASSLQISDYNQLPAEDESILSALGVTSDYDRMLNFIFNERTRELNGEWNRWEELSRTGLLIKRAKAFNPQAAPNIAEKHVLRPIPQTFIDGLTQNDGSPLTDSQKAAFQNPGW; via the coding sequence ATGAAATATTTATATAATAAAATATTGATTGCCACAGCTTTATCGTTTTCTATTGGTTTTTCATCTTGTGGTGATGATTTTCTTTACGAAGAAAATACCACTGCCTATACCACACAATATTTTGAAACAGAGGAAGGTCTTACAGCATTAGCCACCTCTCTTTATGGAAATATTCGCTGGCATTTTGGTTATGAATGGGCCTACGGTATTACGCTTTACGGTACCGACGAGTTCACTAACGGTGCAGATTTAACCAGTGAACCGTGGAACACTTACGACAACCGTTTAAATCCTTCAAATGCTACGGTTGCAACCGGTGCCGCCAATAATAACTGCCCTCCGGTAGACGGTTTATGGAATCAGATGTATTACGGCATTTCTTCCGCCAATTTACTAATAGCCAACGGAGATAAAATTTCAAATGAAGAAATCCGTAACAGGTGCATGGGAGAAGCCTATCTCCTGCGTGGTTATAACTATTACCGACTGTTTGCCCAATACGGTGGCGTAGTTGTCCAAACAGAACCGCTGAGTGGAGTAGTACGATACTTTGAACGTGCCAATGAAGAAGAAACCATGGCCCAGATTATTTCTGATTTTGAGAACGCATATGCACTGCTTCCAACTACAAACTGGAGGGGTGTGGGTACATGGACAAAATATGCTGCGGCCCATTTCTGGGCGAAAGCTTTGCTATTCAGGGCTTCGGAAAGAAACAGTAGTTGGAACTCTAATTATATTGAAGCAGATCTTACCAAGTGCATTTCACTTTGTGACGAAGTAATAGCAGCCCGTCCGTTGGCAAGCGACTATTGGGATCTGTTTGCCCGTTGGACAGGCGTGGATAATCCAAACGAAGGATTACCCGAAATATTGATGTCGGCCCAGCACAATGCCGATGCGTCTAGCAAAGGACGTTTTGGCAATCGTACACATTCCTATTTTACTCCTCAGTTTAACACGTTTAGCGGTGGCTGGGTAAGTCGTGGACCGCATATCGGGGGGCAGGATTTTCAACGTTGCCGTCCTACCGAATATAATTACACCACGTATGACAATATTAGTGACGCTCGTTTGTGGAAATCATTCAGGACGGTGTATGGCGTGAATAACATAGTAAATAACGAATTAAATGAATCATTCGGTGAAAGTGCCGTTGACTTAGGGGACGAGGGTATTATCTTTATTCTGAATAAAAAAGACGACAACCGTTTTAACGGAGAACCGTATGGTAAATTCGGACGCCCTGTTACCGGCGGAAGTACATTTATTAATCCGGAAACAAACAAATGGGTGCCGAATGCTTTTCCGTTGTTCCTGAATGGACAATATGTATTGCCTAATTACAACAGTAACGGCGATGCCACCAAGTCCAATGTATTCTGCGGATTAAATAAAACGCAGGACGGAACACGCACGGCAGAAGGAGGAGATGCTTTCCGCGATGTAACGATGGCCCGTACGGGCGAAACATACCTGATTAAAGCCGAGGCACAAGTCCGACAGGGAAATTATCAGGCAGCCATTGCAACAGTAAACATATTGCGTGCACGTGGTCAATGGAAAGCTGGTGAAGATCGTGAATTGTATGTCGATGGTTCTATTGCTTTTCCGTTAAGCAATCCGCTTCATTCAACAACGACTAATTATGCCAAAAACGGCAAAACGGATAATTATGTGAATTGGTTTAGAAATTCCCATCCGGGATATGACAATGGTAATCTTAAGGACGCAGCCGGTAATATATATCTGTCCCGGAACACTTATTATCTGTCTACGGGAATTGAAAGGACAACAGCGGCATCTTCATTACAAATCAGTGATTACAACCAATTACCTGCCGAAGATGAAAGCATTCTTTCTGCATTGGGTGTGACGAGTGATTATGACCGTATGTTGAACTTTATTTTTAACGAGCGTACCCGTGAATTGAACGGTGAATGGAATCGTTGGGAAGAATTGAGCCGTACCGGCTTGTTAATAAAACGCGCCAAAGCGTTTAATCCGCAAGCGGCTCCCAATATTGCAGAGAAACATGTTCTTAGACCAATACCTCAAACCTTCATCGATGGTTTGACCCAAAACGACGGTTCACCGCTTACTGACAGTCAAAAAGCAGCCTTTCAGAACCCGGGATGGTAA
- the rhaM gene encoding L-rhamnose mutarotase produces MKRDAFKMFLKKGCEVEYEKRHNEIWPELALLLHESGVYDYSIFWDKDTNILFGVQKVKGDASSQDLGDNPIVQKWWAYMADIMETNPDNSPVSIPLKEVFHMD; encoded by the coding sequence ATGAAACGAGATGCATTTAAAATGTTTTTGAAAAAAGGGTGTGAAGTGGAATATGAAAAACGGCATAACGAAATATGGCCTGAACTTGCACTATTATTGCACGAATCGGGAGTGTATGACTATTCCATCTTCTGGGATAAGGATACGAACATATTGTTTGGCGTACAGAAAGTAAAGGGAGATGCCTCTTCACAGGATCTGGGCGACAACCCGATCGTACAGAAATGGTGGGCGTATATGGCGGATATAATGGAGACAAATCCTGACAATTCTCCGGTATCTATCCCGTTGAAAGAAGTTTTCCACATGGATTGA